From Lytechinus pictus isolate F3 Inbred chromosome 6, Lp3.0, whole genome shotgun sequence, the proteins below share one genomic window:
- the LOC129263900 gene encoding uncharacterized protein LOC129263900 — MLICVSCLIPFSIMMTSFVSKIGPLRILMSICGLGNCILLTTASITLSNLASQHFNLIYSISTCGIGIGVVSLSALTLYLGECYGWRGGTLILGALVGNIIPCAAAVRFPATSGWRRVDDCRPGQGDVVEESEGFPSTSYSRGVEMGDEEEESDSDSSVIDTSRRESYPLIDEAPSCGVEEGTTEQLDRDCELPNGFLRRIVSGIQESDFYTDPAFNFFFIAMFLVSLGYCGWHSLIIPNALEKGFNVQENLILLSLSAAIGGISGRVVVGLLCDNRFSPVTVYLVCTVLDIASLLCDVFLSTLYLIIVTTCIRAGTIGGRAILGTLAARERASLGKKDVVFAAGPFSMGIGTLLGDFYSDKIPHISSSYDVTWWLVAGIFLEIVIFLTVLVPLLVKNREFSHTHLTRIPKLLRRKCIVK, encoded by the exons ATGTtgatatgtgtttcttgcctgATTCCCTTCAgtattatgatgacgtcatttgtATCTAAAATAGGTCCTCTTCGAATATTGATGTCAATATGCG GGCTAGGAAACTGCATCCTCTTGACAACTGCCTCAATCACACTAAGTAATCTCGCCAGCCAACACTTTAATCTCATCTATAGTATTTCGACTTGTGGAATAGGGATAGGTGTTGTGAGCCTGTCGGCCTTGACTTTATACCTTGGGGAGTGTTACGGCTGGAGGGGCGGTACTCTGATCCTTGGTGCACTTGTGGGTAACATCATACCCTGTGCTGCTGCCGTGAGATTCCCGGCAACTTCCGGTTGGAGAAGAGTGGACGATTGCAGACCCGGACAAGGAGATGTCGTGGAGGAAAGTGAAGGTTTTCCTAGTACTTCTTATAGTCGCGGTGTAGAAATGggtgatgaagaagaagagtcCGATTCAGACAGCAGTGTGATTGACACCTCGCGGAGAGAATCGTATCCTTTAATTGATGAGGCGCCCTCATGTGGTGTAGAGGAAGGAACCACTGAGCAACTGGACAGGGATTGTGAGTTACCAAACGGATTCCTTCGCAGGATAGTGTCCGGTATTCAGGAGTCTGATTTTTACACCGATCCAGCGTTCAATTTCTTCTTTATAGCAATGTTTCTTGTGTCCCTTGGATACTGCGGCTGGCATTCCTTAATCATTCCCAACGCTTTAGAAAAGGGATTCAACGTACAAGAAAACCTTATTCTTCTATCGCTCTCTGCAGCGATCGGTGGCATCAGCGGAAGGGTTGTCGTCGGTCTCCTTTGCGACAATCGATTCAGTCCTGTCACCGTTTACCTCGTATGTACCGTTCTTGATATAGCCTCCCTACTGTGTGACGTCTTTTTATCTACTCTCTATTTGATTATTGTGACGACATGCATTCGAGCAGGAACAATTGGAGGAAGGGCAATATTGGGAACTCTAGCAGCTCGCGAGAGGGCGTCTCTCGGCAAGAAGGATGTTGTTTTCGCCGCTGGACCGTTTTCCATGGGTATAGGAACGTTGCTTGGAGACTTCTATTCAG ATAAAATACCTCATATATCATCCTCCTATGACGTCACGTGGTGGTTAGTGGCTGGTATATTCCTGGAGATAGTCATCTTTCTTACTGTATTGGTACCCTTGCTTGTGAAGAATAGGGAGTTTTCTCACACTCACTTGACAAGAATTCCGAAACTGTTAcgaagaaaatgtattgtcaaatga